From one Pempheris klunzingeri isolate RE-2024b chromosome 9, fPemKlu1.hap1, whole genome shotgun sequence genomic stretch:
- the bbs12 gene encoding Bardet-Biedl syndrome 12 protein, producing MLGSTIINNRQHVGLQRLSALAGLIHSSLGPNKKYKFIQDDTSGESTLVCSCFRIFENLELTCAVGQLVYETIQSHQKVYHTGSGCLLFFAGVWSRAALECIQKGISVAHIISAMSEGMDICLDVCRKCSILTEGLSGEQSQGCTAMSHGLGLQLSKKVIVGASRASNHLQGTTEVVQKTLNATGHRKLKLSRHFCEAKSENVSTVPKLPDIPHIGQGLSHGCIDAMNLVLEASRIQSKNNQKDVSCSIFDVTKVVTCVLPGLPEDHACVLPGCIVLLSAEQASVAYHLKEQHLNVALLNGDLSNTYRHLGFNRPTGIKSISDGSDLSSSSKEEEWLQKVVTLLLNLEVNLILVSGLVSEKVIERCCRHHILVVEKVKASVLKAFANATGAVLVTYATQLSKHCVGRGLRVGIWRDLSGHDGKPSTTVNISTGGNSDLVTVILTSCVHGKLQALEDQFWACAYRLHHVLKDKALLPGAGVTEMLCVHHLQKQAEHHVKHCRERNGDLVQNTKAGAAANPYRGVVLHLMADGLIDYISTVMVNTGRLSKIRARTAVSQQLQDYNESLGIAAKFPQLLLEGELEGGSVSSPLKSSEVPAVKIYDNLSVKQEAWRKALDLVFLVLQADAEVTTSCGQNTDCTQENLMML from the coding sequence ATGCTGGGAAGTACAATTATAAACAATCGACAACATGTTGGACTGCAGAGGCTCTCAGCGCTGGCAGGACTCATACATTCCTCTTTGGGTCCCAATAAAAAGTACAAGTTTATCCAAGATGACACGAGTGGGGAGTCCACTCTTGTATGCTCGTGTTTCCGAATCTTCGAGAACCTGGAGCTGACCTGCGCTGTGGGCCAGCTGGTTTACGAGACCATTCAATCCCATCAGAAGGTCTATCATACGGGGTCAGGATGCCTGCTGTTTTTTGCAGGAGTGTGGAGTCGTGCTGCTCTGGAGTGCATTCAGAAAGGAATTTCAGTAGCACACATTATCTCAGCTATGTCTGAAGGGATGGATATATGCTTGGATGTTTGCAGGAAATGCAGCATCTTGACTGAGGGTCTAAGTGGGGAGCAATCACAGGGGTGCACCGCAATGTCACATGGTTTAGGACTTCAACTGTCAAAGAAAGTCATTGTGGGGGCTTCACGGGCATCAAACCACCTGCAGGGGACAACAGAAGTTGTTCAGAAGACTCTAAATGCCACTGGACACAGGAAACTAAAGCTCAGCAGACATTTTTGTGAGGCCAAGTCTGAAAATGTCTCCACAGTACCGAAGCTTCCTGACATTCCACATATTGGTCAGGGATTGAGCCACGGTTGTATCGATGCAATGAATTTAGTACTCGAAGCCAGCCGAATACAGTCCAAAAATAATCAGAAAGATGTCAGCTGTTCCATATTTGATGTTACTAAAGTGGTGACTTGTGTGCTACCTGGTTTACCAGAGGACCATGCGTGTGTTTTACCAGGCTGTATTGTTCTGTTATCTGCTGAACAGGCTTCAGTTGCGTATCACTTAAAAGAACAGCACCTGAATGTCGCTCTGCTCAATGGAGACTTATCAAATACCTATCGCCATCTTGGCTTTAACAGGCCAACAGGTATAAAGTCCATCAGTGACGGGTCAGATTTGTCAAGTTCAAGCAAAGAGGAGGAGTGGCTACAAAAGGTTGTGACGCTCCTGTTGAACCTGGAAGTGAACCTGATTCTGGTCAGCGGGCTTGTTAGTGAGAAAGTGATTGAACGCTGTTGTAGACATCATATACTTGTGGTGGAAAAAGTCAAGGCTTCTGTTTTGAAGGCATTTGCTAATGCAACAGGGGCTGTCCTAGTGACGTATGCCACACAGTTGAGTAAGCATTGTGTTGGCAGAGGGCTGAGAGTTGGGATATGGAGGGACCTCAGTGGCCATGACGGGAAGCCTTCGACAACTGTGAATATTTCCACTGGTGGGAACAGCGACTTGGTCACAGTGATCCTCACTAGCTGCGTACATGGCAAGCTGCAGGCCCTGGAGGATCAGTTTTGGGCATGTGCTTATCGTTTACACCACGTGCTGAAAGACAAAGCCCTCCTTCCTGGAGCTGGAGTGACAGAGATGCTTTGTGTTCATCACCTTCAAAAGCAAGCGGAGCACCATGTCAAGCATTGTAGAGAGAGAAATGGCGACCTTGTCCAAAACACCAAAGCGGGAGCAGCAGCTAACCCTTACAGGGGTGTAGTGTTGCACCTCATGGCAGATGGTTTAATAGATTACATATCCACTGTAATGGTTAACACAGGAAGGCTTTCAAAGATCAGAGCCAGGACTGCAGTGAGCCAACAACTGCAGGACTATAATGAAAGTCTAGGCATTGCTGCAAAGTTCCCACAACTTCTCCTGGAAGGCGAACTAGAGGGTGGATCAGTTTCTTCCCCCTTGAAGTCCAGTGAAGTACCAGCAGTTAAGATCTATGATAATCTGAGTGTGAAGCAGGAAGCATGGAGGAAAGCCTTAGATCTGGTTTTCCTGGTCCTACAGGCTGATGCAGAGGTCACCACAAGCTGTGGCCAAAATACTGACTGCACACAGGAAAATCTGATGATGTTATGA
- the cetn4 gene encoding uncharacterized protein cetn4 — MASGYRKPASSAGQRKKTGPKIDLTEEQRQEIKEAFDLFDTDGSGTIDVKELKVAMRALGFEPKKEEIKKMIADIDKEGSGTIDFNDFISMMSLKMTEKDTKEEILKAFRLFDDDCTGKISFKNLKRVAKELGETLTDEELKEMIDEADRDGDGEVSEQEFLRIMRKTNLY, encoded by the exons ATG GCTTCAGGTTACCGAAAACCAGCTTCTTCTGCCGgtcaaaggaaaaaaacaggtcCCAAAATCGACCTGACTGAGGAGCAAAGGCAAGAAATTAAGGAGGCTTTTGATCTCTTTGATACAGATGGCAGTGGAACAATAGACGTGAAGGAGCTGAAG GTTGCCATGAGAGCTCTTGGGTTTGAaccaaagaaagaagaaatcaaGAAGATGATTGCAGACATTGATAAAGAGGGCTCTGGAACAATTGACTTCAACGACTTTATCAGTATGATGTCACTGAAAATG ACAGAAAAGGACACCAAAGAAGAGATTCTGAAAGCTTTTCGGCTATTCGATGATGACTGCACGGGAAAAATCTCATTCAAAAATCTCAAGAGAGTTGCTAAGGAGCTGGGTGAAACTCTCACAGATGAAGAATTAAAG GAAATGATTGATGAGGCGGACCGAGATGGAGACGGCGAGGTCAGCGAGCAGGAGTTCTTGAGGATAATGAGGAAGACCAACCTTTACTGA
- the il21 gene encoding interleukin-21, with translation MNMKLVVLCLLAVCCSSLANTSTNRSDESLKMRKLHEILKQLKSVKNSLQHNGQMLNTPPQNIEDCCCLSALQCFRANLQVQFNTTERTQSTNKLYRSLTSSITERGLDFCKSGNVKPTCQDCDSHPKENVKEFFKRLESLIQRAITRLSMN, from the exons ATGAATATGAAGCTGGTTGTTTTGTGCCTTCTTGCagtctgctgctcttctctggCCAACACATCGACAAACAGGAGTGACGAGTCACTGAAGATGAGAAAATTACACGAAATCCTGAAACAGTTGAAGTCTGTGAAAAACAGCCTACAG CACAATGGGCAGATGCTGAATACTCCACCCCAGAATATCGAG gactgctgctgtctgtcagcccTGCAATGCTTCCGGGCTAATCTTCAGGTGCAATTCAACACTACAGAAAgaacacaaagcacaaacaaactttACAGGAGCCTTACTAGTTCCATAACC GAGAGAGGTCTGGACTTCTGTAAGTCAGGAAATGTTAAG CCCACCTGCCAAGATTGCGACTCACATCCAAAGGAAAATGTCAAGGAATTTTTCAAGAGACTGGAGTCTCTTATTCAAAGG GCCATAACCAGGCTGAGCATGAACTGA